The following is a genomic window from Adhaeribacter radiodurans.
TTCGAGGAAAAATTAACCAAACAAGCCAGCCAGATTGCCAAAGGCTGGACCCTCGAAATCAAATCCATGAACGAGATGCGCGCTTCGCATAATAAAGTAGCTTTAATTCCGCTGATTGTTTTCTCGGTGGTATGCGGTTTCTTAATTATTAACGTGGCATTGGGTTTATTTGGCGTATTATGGTACAACATTAATCGCCGCATTTCTGAGATTGGCTTACGTCGGGCCATTGGTGCCGCTTCCGGCCAAGTTTACCGGCAGTTCATCGGAGAAGTGTTGGTACTGGCTACTTTTGGAGTCTTGTTCGGGGTAGTAGTAGCGGCGCAATTCCCCTTGTTGCAGGTATTTCAGGTACAAACAAGTGTGTACGTAACCGCTTTGGGAGCAGCCGTTGTAATCATTTATGCCCTGGCCGCTGGCTGCGCCGCTTACCCCAGCCGCCAAGCTGCCAGAATTGCTCCCGCCACTGCCCTGCACGAAGAGTAATTTTAGTTGTTCGTTGCTGGTTGATAGTTGTTAGACCATAGACCATAGTCGAGAGTTTGGGTAAATCGTTTGCCTTATTCGTTTACCACCCCCAGCCCCTCCTAAAACAGGAGGGGAGCTTTGCAGACTATAACAATTCGGGAGAATGAAAAAGATCAGTAGCTAAGAATAAATGACACCAGTTTAGCTAGTGAGGACCTTTTAAGGTTCCGGTTCTGCGCAGCAGAATTTCGCAGGCGGAGTCGAGGAAAGGAAGCTTAGACCGTCCTCACTAGCTAAACGAGGCCCGCCGGCCACGAGGCAAAACTTAGCCGTGTCAAATAAGATGGAACCTGAGCATGGAGGCTGGAACAGGCTCCAAGTAGTAACAAGAAATAGTAAATTTTAAAAATTAAATCTGCTGCCGTGTATCATCCCCTACCCCCTTCAAAGAGGGACTATTTACTATAACAGTACTATAAACTTGGTAGAAGAACCAGCATTAGGTTAACACTAAAAATTTTGTAATTTTAAATAATCGGCGGAATTTGCCTGCATGTATATGATTCTGATTATTGATGATGATGTTGCCGTCCGGACTTCGCTGGGTTTGCTGTTAAAGCAAGCCAAGTACCAAACCGTTTCTGCGGCCGGAGCCAAAAGCGCCTTGTACGTGCTGCACCAATCCCAACCCATCGACCTGATTATCCTGGATATGAATTTTTCCATGGATACTTCCGGCCAGGATGGTTTGGAATTACTTGTGAAAATTAAGGAATTAAACCCACAGATACCGGTTATTTTAATCACCGGTTGGGGTTCTATTGCGTTGGCTGTGGAAGGCATGAAAGCCGGCGCTTTTGACTTTGTTTCCAAACCCTGGAACAACGAACACTTGCTGCAAACTATTCATACGGCGCTGCACTTAAACAAAACTACGCCGGAGCCCGATAATAGCAATCTCAACCGAAAACAGTTAAACCAACAATATCAATTCGCCAACATTATCGGCGAAGATTCGGCATTAATACAAATTCTCCGGCAAATTGGTCAGATTAGCGCTACGGATGCCTCGGTGTTAATTGAAGGCGAAAGCGGTACGGGGAAAGAACTCATTGCTGAAGCTATTCACCAAAACAGTTTGCGCAAAAACCAGAATTTTGTGAAAGTAAACCTGGGCGGTATTTCCAGCAGCTTATTTGAAAGCGAAATGTTCGGCCATAAAAAAGGTGCTTTTACCGATGCCAAAGGCGACCGTGTGGGGCGGTTTGAACTGGCCAACAAAGGCAGCATTTTCCTCGATGAAATTGGTGAATTGGATTTAAGCAGTCAGGTAAAACTTTTACGGGTTTTACAAGACCGCACCTACGAAGTACTCGGCGACAGCAAACCCCGCCAACTGGATATCCGGGTAATTTGCGCCACCAACCGCGACTTGGCTGAAATGGTAGCTCAGGGCAAGTTCCGGGAAGATTTATTTTATCGGATTAACTTAATTACGGTTAAACTGCCTGCTCTGCGCGAACGGCCTCAGGATATACCGCTATTAGTAAAACATTTTCTGCAGAATTTACAAAAAACGTATCATCGGCCCAGCCTGCAAATATCCGAAACAGCGTTGCGTTATTTGGCGCAGCAGCCTTTACCCGGAAACATCCGCGAATTAAAAAATTTGGTAGAACGTACCGTATTAGTTTCAGGGAAAGACTATTTAGATATTGCGGATTTCCAGGGCCAGCAACCGAGAAATTTAAAAAAAGCGGAAAATCAGGTAATGACGGGTTTGGGCATGATGACCCTGGAAGAAATGGAAGCCGTATTAATTCGTCAATCTATGGAACAGCACAAAGGCAATATTAGTAAAGTAGCCAAATCGCTGGGTTTAAGCCGGGGCGCCTTGTACCGGCGTCTCGAAAAATTCGACATTCCTTATGACGCTGCGGACTAGGTTTATTTTGTTTGCGGTTCTCATTCACGCGGTAATGGCCCTTATTGCGGCCCGTTTACTCACCACCGATAAAGTTTGGTTTGTAGCTACCGAGGCGCTGATTATAGTTTCCATTTTCGTAACCATAAACATTTACCGTTCTTTTGTCCGGCCCCTGGATATTATCTCGGCCGGCATTGAATCTATCCGGAGCAAAGATTTTACCGTGAAGTTTCTGCCGGTCGGTCAGCGCGAAGTAGATCAGTTGGTAGAAGTTTATAATACCATGATCGACCAGTTGCGTCAGGAACGTACGTTGCAAGCCGAAAAGCATTATTTACTAGAACAATTGCTGCTGGCTTCACCTTCCGGAATTATCTTACTGGATTTCGACCAGAATATTGAAAATATAAATCCGGCAGCTTCGCGGTGGTTAAACGTTAATTTGGCCGATTGTAAAGGGAAACCGCTTTGGGTTTTATCCAACCAATGGGGAACCGATCTGGCCGACTTAACCGAAGGGCAATCCAAATTGTTTAACGTAAACGGCATCCGGTTGTTTAAATCCCAAAAAGCCCATTTCGTAGACCGGGGCTTTCCGCATTATTTCATTCTGATTGAAGAACTGACGGAAGAACTAGTGCGGCAGGAGAAAGTGGCCTACGAGAAAATCATCCGGATGATGTCGCATGAGGTGAATAATTCGATTGGCGCCATTAACTCCATCTTGCAAAGTTTCAAACATTACACGCCGCAACTGGAAATCGATTTGCAACCCGATTACGAAAATGCCTTACAAATTTGCATTGACCGCAATACGCAATTAGCAAACTTTATGGGTAAGTTCGCCGGTTTGGTTCGCCTGCCTTTGCCTACTAAACAAACCCTGGATTTGCATGCGCTGCTCCAGCATGCCTACTATTTAATGCGCCCTCTGGCCGAAGAACGCCACATTGCCTGGATTTGGGACTTAGCTCCTGAGCCCATCGTTATTCAGGCGGACGAGCAGCAACTCGAACAAATTGTTATTAATATTATTAAAAATGCCTTCGAGGCCATGGAGCAAGACGGCAAACTTACCATTATAACTATTGCGCAGCCTCCCACTTTACACATCGAAAACAATGGTCCGGGTATTCCGCCGGAAGTAAGACAACAATTATTTTCGCCGTTTTTCAGTACTAAAAAGAACGGCCAAGGCATCGGCTTAATGCTTATCCGCGACATTCTCATGAACCACGGCTTCCCGTTCTCTTTAGAAACCATTGCCGACCATCGAACGGTTTTTACCATCCGATTTTCTAAAATGTAATTAAATAGTAAATTTTTTCTGTTAGAGTACTTTTTGCATCAAACAGAATTTTCGTATCTCCTAAAACATAAAAATATTAAAAACAATAGACTAACCCATATGGTGGTAAACACCATATGGGTTAATCTAACTATTAGTTCTAAACTGGTATTATATTTTGGTTTACTCTAAATAAATTATTGGGGTCGTACTTTTTCTTAATAGTTACTAATTTTTCGTAATTAGAGCCATAGGTTGCTTTCACCCGATCCTGACCTTCTTCCATCATAAAATTAATATAAGAACCTCCTTCACTATGCGGATGCACAGCATTCCAGTAATCTTTTGCCCAAGTGGTAATAACATCTTTGTTCGCGGGATCCGGATCAATACCTGCAATTACCATGGCATAATTGGCATCGCGGAAATTCCAAGCCATTGCATTTTTATCTACCCGTCCGGCAGCGCCATTTATAGGATAAAGATGCATAGTAGACAGCATGGTAGGCAATTTAGAACCATGTTCTATATATAAATCAATGGCTTCGTCGGTTAATTCTTTTACATAATCCCCTTTCCAATACCATTGCATTCCGGTTGGCATTAAAGGATCGAACATGCTTTGCAGGGCAGGTACAGGTAATGGACCAACCAGGTCAAGTGCCGGTTTTTTAAAATTGCGAATGGGCTCAAATGCTTTTTCTGCATCTTCCAATTTGCCAGTATAGCACCAAACTACGGCGCACATATTTCTCAGATGCAGATGTTCGGGGAAGGGAGGACCGGGAGGTACCGTTAAAAAAGCAAAAAATCCATTAATGTCATCAGATGCTCCTTTTATAAATTCGTGATACCACTTCATTACTTCCTTGGCATCGGTTAGTTCCCAAAGCATAGGTCCACCATAAACCATACTGATGGGATGAGTCCGAAACAAAAAAGAAGTAACTACCCCAAAGTTGCCACCCCCACCCCGTATTGCCCAGAACAAATCGGAATTCTCCTCTTCGCTAGCCCTAACAAATTGACCATCAGCCAATACAACATCTGCTTCCAGCAAATTATCGATGGTAAGACCACATTTACGGGAAAGATGACCTACTCCCCCGCCTAAGGTAAGTCCGGCTATACCGGTTGTAGACTGAATACCCATAGGGATTGCCATGCCAAAGGCATGCGTAGCATGATCCACGTCGCCTAAGGTGCAACCGCCTTGCACTTGAATGGTTTTTTCTACCGCATCCACGTGCGTTCCTTTCATTAATGAAAGATCTATCACCAGGCCCCCATCGCACATACCTAAACCAGCACCATTATGGCCACCACCTCTGATAGCCACTAACAAATTGTTTTCCCGGGCAAAGTTTACGGCAGCTATAACATCAGCCTCATCTAGGCACCGGGCAATCATAGTGGGGCGCTTATCAATCATGCCATTGTAAACTTTCCGGCAGGTTTCATAATCTGCATCGTGCGGTTCAATAAGTTTACCCCTGAGGTTCATTTTAAATTGGGCAATAGGCTCTACTTCTGCTAACATCATTTTGTTTGGAAAATAGTAAATAGATTAAGTATACCGGATAGGATCATACAAGCTTCTTAGGAATATAAGGAGTTTCTGGCGTGGTCAATTAGTAGGATAATACTCCTTTTCAGCAAAATTCCCTAACTGAAATAAATGCTCCAAAGCACTTATGGAATAATGCGGTTGAGTAATTAGTGGTTTGTAGTTGCTACCTCTGCAATGATATGCAGCATCTAAGGAGGAAAGTGTAAATTATTAATTACACTATAGTTAACTAATAAGAAACGTTTTGCTAAGTAGTATTTGAATAGTAAAAAGTACAAAAAATATAAAATATTTACAAGAATGTTCTAGAATTAATTTCCGGACTATCCTTTTCTATTCTGAATAAAGAGGGGTAATTTTTTAAGCTTGCAGATTAATCTGGTGTTTTGTATTACTTTTAGTTCCTTACGGAAGGCTTCTGAATAATTTAGTGGCTTTTACTTTAATATCTCATTAAACAATGAAAAACCTAATTTTTATATTACTCATTGCCTTTGGTTTGTTTTTAGCACTTTTTTTCTACCGCAAATACGCCCTTACGCAAACCGAGCTAACATTAGCTAACCAGCGTATTCTGGACCGGGACCGGTTAATTTACAATAATGAAAAAAAATTAGATGCTCTTAAAAGCAACAACCCAGGCATTGCAAAAGGCAGTGAAAACTTTAGTGGTAGTTCTGATTTAGGTACTTTAAGTGACGGCGATTTAACCCGTTTACAAGAAAAAGGCTTAACCAGTCCGGAAACTAACTTACGGGAGGATTTACTAAGCAAACAGAATATGTTATTACCGAAAGGCTCATTAGGCGGCACAATGGCCATCCAGAAGGTAAAAGTTTTAAACGACCGCTACGTACTAGCTTATTTTGAAGATGGCCACAATGGAGGTTATTTGCTGCTTCGGTTTTCCATTGAGCCCGACAAACGTATTAACTGGAAGGTACTGGATTATTATTTAATGTAAGCCAATGCATATATAACCTCTTCTTAACGCTAACTATCCTTATAAAGACTCACGTTTCAGATTACTTTGATTAGCTCCATTTTGTTTATAGGTTAGTAAACTTCCTCTCCTTATCAATGATTAGAAAGAAGCTTACAGGATTTAAGATGAGGTTGAATATTTATTTTTTATAGCTCCCGCAAGTACGGCTGCTGTGTTCAGGATGAGGAAACCAATGAGGTATTGGCTGTCTTGGCTGGTTAATACAAATGCGGTAAAAAGCATAACAATAATGGGGCAAATTGGCCAAACAGGCATCCGATATGGCCTTAGTTCTTGCGGAGATTTAAAGCGCGACCACAAACCCATTAGTCCAACAAAAAAATAAATTGTAGTAACACAGGTACCCAAAAAAATAACCAGCCAATTAAGCGCGCTCACAAAAATGAGTAGGAGCGAAACAAAAGCTATTACCACTATTGCCACACCAGGTACACTATACCGGTTAAGGGTGGAAATCTGATGGGTAAATCCACTTCCCCACATTCCATCCCGGCCCATGGCATATAAAAGCCGGGGGAAATACATTAATGCCCCAATCATTGCGGTAAATAAAGCAACGCAAATGCATACATTAATAAAGGTCGCCGTTTCGTTTCCAAAAGCTTGCTGAATGGAGTAGATAACAGGGGTAGGTGACTGAAGGAATGCCACCAGATTAGGAGCTGCCACAACCGCTGCGGTAAGCGGAATTAAAATCAATGGAATACCCAGAAAGCTAGAAATTAAAACTGCTTTGGCAAGCGTTTTTGTATTGCCAATTAACTCTTCCGAATAGCCCAGAACAAGTTCAGGTGCTGTAATCATACTAAAAGCGGCAGGAAGTGTCGCTAACAAAAAGCCAGTAGTAACCGGAGTGAGATGCCCACTTTGAAGCCTGGTGGGTTGGAGTAGAATATCCGGCACAGATTGATGCGGATGAGAAAACCCTGCTACAATAATGGTTCCTAAAGCAATACATTCCACTACAATTAGTACTGCATTAATAATGGCTCCTAATTCTACCTTAATAAGTGCAATACTTGTAGCAATTAGCAACATGAGAATTGCAATTAATTGATCCGGTACCCGGAAGCCAGGCAGTAAATTTTTGAGAAATGGAGCTATTCCCAGACTTGATACAGCGAGAAATATAACTCCCATCACGAGTATATTAAATCCCACCATCCACATGATGGGTCCTGGAAGAATGCGACGAGCTAAGGAATAAATTCCGCCGGTAACCGGGTACAAGGCACCAAGTTCAGCAATAATAAGAGTTAAAGGGATAGCAATAAGATTAATAATAATATTTGCACCAATGGTAAAAGTACCGCCAACAGAAAAAACCGCAGTAGCCAACAGAAATACTGCTACTGTTGGACTCATAAGTGCCAGCGCTAAACCAACAACATGCCAGATATGGAGCCGTCGACGCAGACCTTGCGGATGGCCTAGTTCCAATAACCTTTTATCAATGTCTGTTGCCTTATCCAAATTATATTCTCCTTTGGCTGCCTGCTTACAATGGAAGAATTTTATTTGCGTTATTGGTAAGCTATATCAGGTGTATGCCACTATTTACGAATAACATACCAGTTATTTATAATATCATGGGCCAGTTGGTTTGTTTTAATCTTCGTGAAGCCGGCTCGGTTTAAATAATCTTTGGTAAGGGCTTCTCCCCACATAGCTCCCAGGCCTTCTCCATTTTGAGCTAAGGATACCGTCATGCAGTGCATACAAGATACAGTATACAGGTAAGTACCCAGGGGATGCTTTTTGTCTTCTTCCAGATGACTGGTACCGTTGATATCCTGCATCAGGTAAATACCATCTTTCTTCAAAGCCCGGTAAATCCCTTGTAAAACCAGTAGTGGTTGTCCTTGGTCATGAATAGAATCAAAGGTGGTAATAAAATCATATTCCGCTTCTGGTGCTGTTTGGTCAAAATCAGAGAGGTCTTTACGGATAAATTCAACGTTGTTTAGATTTAGATTAGCTGCTTCCTCCTTACCGTTGGCAATAGCTTCAGCCGACAAGTCCATTCCCGTAAATTGTGATTCAGGATAAAGGGATGCTAGTTTATTAATAACTCTACCGGAACCGCACCCAACATCCAGCATGTTAATTCCGGTTTTTAATTGGTGGGTTAATTCAGGAACCAGAGGAAGAATATGGGTTTCCAGAGAAGACAGAACTATTTGCCCGCTTTCTTCAGCCATAACCTCATGAAAGCGGTGGAACTTGGAATAAGGTACTCCGCCTCCTTTTATAAAGCACTCCAGTATCTCATCTTCCACTTCGCCCAAAACCGCCGCATTTTGCATGGCCATGGCTATATTATTTACCCCAGCCTGCCGGGTGACAAATGCCGCATGCTCCTTTGGTAAGTAATAGGTTTTCGATTCAGATGAATACTTTACTACACCGCTTGTTACCATAGCGCCGAGCCATTCTCGCACATACCGTACATTGAGTTGGGCAACACGGGCAATTTCTGCTGAGGTAGCAAAATCCATTTCGCTCATTTTATCGAATAATCCGGAACGATGCCCAATGGATAACATAAAAGATAAGGCACTTTTATTTAATGTATCCATTAAAAAGCTTGAAAAGTACTCAGCTTTAGCTGCATTATAAGGAGGTGAGTTGTTCATCTGCTATCATTTTAATAAATGAAGTTTCTACCTATAAAATTATCGTTGAGCAGTATTTGATTAATTTAAGCAAAAAGAAGGAAATATAACAGTAAAATATAATATTATTTAGGCAAAGTAGGGTATTTAGCAAGCTCTCCGCTTAGCTTTGAAGAGTAGCTTTTATACTTACAATCTATATTATCTAACGCATTAGTTGCTTAATATTAGGTCAGCAAACTTCCATGAGGGTGTTTAATACTTAAATCCTAATAGTTTTAAGAAACTCCATTTACTGCTAGTTTTTACTAGTATACAATCTTTTTTGTGCTTCAGAAATTAGAAGCTCTGGTTGTCAAAAAATTAGAATTAGCTGGTTCTACCTGCAAGTTTTGGGTAATAGGACTAATTGTAAGTTGCTCGGTATACTTATACTTATGATCACTTGTGGCAACTGTTAAAGTATAAACACCTGGGTATAAACCTCTAAAATCAAATACACGACGATATTCTGCTATACTTTCATATTCTGAATAAAGAACTTTTCCTTGTTCATCTATTAATGAAACATTTACACTTTTACGTTCCGGATTCTTATATAATACACAATAGTTTGTAGAACCAGCATATTTAAAGTTGTTTAGAATTATGCCCGAATCACTAAAAGCACGAGCATTTACTTTTTTATGATTAAAATGAGTTGTACTGTTTTCTTGAACAGATTGCTGCGGAGGGCCTAACGGCAGTGCATTAGATTTCACCTTAGCCTGGATTAAATGGTTTCTTGTCACCTGGTCAAAGGCTTCGTTAATCTTATTTATGTTTCGGTCGGTTAGTTTAACGTACTTTTCCGGAATTACCTCTTCATAAACCTGATGATGGTTAACATCAAAAAATTTCACACTTGTAGTTCGGGTAGCAGCATCGGTATATAATTTCCAATATCCTTTAGCTGGATTATAGGGATCGCGGTAATGTACGTTTTGAGCCTGAGTAGAAGTAGATACAACTAACAAAAGAACTACTATAAGGAAATTAATAAATGAGTGAATAAAGTAAGTTAAAGATTTCATGGCTGATTCGGTTAAGTGTTAATGATAATATTCTGAAGCTGAAAATATTAAAGCAGAAGAGCTAACTAGATTTACCTTATTGGCAACGGGAGATGACGGGTTTTAAAATTTACTTTCTGGCGCCAGAAATATTTTTTAAACCTTGCTGAAAGGTAGGGCCTAGGGCTAACAAGGGGTTAGCAATATTGTTGCAGGAGTTAGTAAAAATGAGCTTTGAAACATTTTTACTATCTTTTGAGCTGTTTTTACCCGTTAAGATTCTATAATCTTAATCCTTGTTTTAATTAGAAGTCAAAATTTATTCTGAGAAGGTAACTTTGATAAAATTTAAACTTAAAAGGAACAGATAAAATAATACCAGCCAGCAAAGAAGACCTGGAATGAATGAAGTAGCAAAAACAACTTTAAAAAGTATAAGCTTAACCTTTTAAAGTTTTCTTAATAATTAAAAGGATGAGGTGAAAGATTGGGTATATGAAGTAAATTAGATGAGTTTCTGAATTTACCTATTCAATAAAAATTAAAAATCTAGAAAAGTAAGAGAGGATTATTCTTGCTTTGCATTCGCAACTGGGTTACTACGCACGTATTCTGAGGGAGTTTGTCCGTATAATTCTTTAAAGCATTTCGTAAAATAATTAAGGCTGCTAAATCCCACCTGGTAAGCAATCTCACTGGCATTTCCGTGATGTTGTCTTAACAAACTGGCCGCTCTTTTTAAGCGCATATTTTTAATCAATTCATTGGCTGATTGATTCGTAAGAGCAGTAAGTTTCCGGTGCAGTTGGGCCCGGCTCATGCCTATTTCTTTACTGAACATGGTTATATCGAATTCTGAATTCGCCATGTTGGTCTCGATAATGGATAAAGCCCCCTGCAGGAATTTTTCGTCTACGGAGTTAACCGTGATTTCCTTTGGATCTACCGAAATATGTTTACCGAAACGCTCCCTAAGTTTTTTGCGTCCTTCAATTAAATTTCTTACCCGTATTTTTAATTCATCTATTTTAAAAGGCTTTGCTAAATAATCATCGGCCCCGCTTTCTAAACCTTTTAACTTAGATTCAATATCTGCTTTTGCCGTAAGTAAAATAACGGGAATATGAGAGGTTCGCTCATCTGTTTTAAGCTTTTCACATAAAGTTACCCCATCCATTTTCGGCATCATCACATCCGATATAATCAAATCGGGTATTATTTCCAGAGCTTCCGCCCATCCTTTCAGCCCATCTTCTGCTTCCAGAATTTGATAGTCTTTCAGGAAATGGTTTTTAATAAAGGTGCGTAAATCCTTATTATCCTCTATTACAAGAAGTTTTATATAGGAGTTTGAAAACTTTGAAGAGGAATGCGGTAATGCAGTTGACTCCTCCTGGAATTCAGGCAGAGGATTAGTAGGTAATAGCTTTTCTTCCAATTTTTGAGCTTCATCGGGCGAACAAACTTGTAAAGGAAGATGAACAGTAAATAGAGTACCTTTACCCGGAGTACTGGCAACCGTAATTTTTCCGCCGTGCAATTCCAGTAATTCTTTGGCCAAGGCCAAACCAATACCGGTTCCTTCGTAGGCTTTGGTAGCCGAGGAATCTGCCTGATGGAAGCGTTCGAAAATTTGGTTTAATTCTTCCGGGGAAATACCAATGCCATTATCTTCTAATACCAACTTTACCTGCACAGAAGTAAAAGTTTGCTGCTCCACATCTACTCTAAAATTCACTATTCCCTGGGGTAGAGTAAATTTAAAAGCATTGGAAAGCAGGTTAGTGATAATCTTTTCTAATTTATCGGCATCATAGCTGGCATAGAGTAGCCTATCCGGCAAATAAAAAGAGTAAGTTATCTGCTTACTTTCAAATAAAGAAACGAAGGAACTGGCTAATACCTTTAAAAAGCCAATTATCTCTCCTGGCTGCGGATTTAACTCCAATTTTCCGGCTTCTAATTTAGAAAGGTCTAGTAACTGATTGATAAGCTGGAGAAGTCTATCGAGATTTCGGTTAATCAACCTATAATCTTCTTTACTATTTGTTAATGAATTACCATTACGCCATAACTTTTCTAAAACTCCTCCAATAAGGGTAAGGGGAGTACGGAATTCATGCGAAATATTCGCGAAAAAGTTAGATTTCAAACTATCTATTTCACGTAGTTTCTCTGATTCAATTTGTTTGATTGTTAAATCGGCTTTTAACCTTTCCCGGTTTATAATTACCCGGCGAGCTACAAGAAGGCTAGCTATTACAAAAAAGGTATATATAGAATATGCCCACCAGGTCTTCCAGGGAGGAGGATGTATGATAATTTTCAGGCTAGCGCCTTTCTCATTCCATACTTTGCCATCGCTGGTGGCTTTTACCCGAAATACGTAAGTTCCGGGGTCCAAATCGGTATAACTGGCTTGTTTTATATTACTACTAAACACCCATTTGTTTTCTAACCCTACCAACTGGTAAGCATATCGATTCTTCTCGGGTGCATCATAGTTAATGGCCGCAAATTCAAACGAAAGAAAGTTTTTATCATAGGGAAGCTTTATACTACCAGCAGGTACCGGTTGGCTCTTTTCTAATACTTTGAAGTTTGTTATATAAACAGGCGGAGGAAGCATTTGCTCCTGGATACTGTCGGGATAGAAAACAATTAGGCCATCCTTGTTGCCGAAAAACAGTTTACCATTTCGGCTAAACACACTTCCTCTTTCCAAAAACTCATTTCCAGGCAGGCCGTCACTTACATTAAAGTTGCGAAATGTATTAGTTTTGGGATTAAAGCGACTCAAGCCGTTCCCCGTGCCAATCCAGATATTTCCCTTTTCATCCCCAATTAGATTCATTATCCGGTTGCTGGGCAAACCCTGCTGGGTAGTATAGTAAGTGAAAGTATTTGTTTTAGGATCTAAACGGTTTAAACCTCCTCCGTGCGTACCTATCCAGATAATGCCTGCCTGGTCTTCGTAAAGTGCCATGGCAATGGCGTCATTGATGCTGCCGGAGGGAGAACGGTAATTGGGTTGGTAACGAGTAGAATATCCGGTGACAGGGTTCATTCGGCCCACCCCTGTGGTAGTAGCCATCCATACCTCTCCAGTCCGGCTAACCATCAGGTCATCAATAAAACCCGAAATTAAACTGGTAGAGTCCTTTTCGTTTGCTTGGTAATAAGTAAACTTTTTGGTAATAGGATCAAATGAGGCCATCTCGCCAGCAACACCCCCTATCCAGAGCTTTCCGGAAGCATCCTTATCCAGCATACGAACCGAGAACTTGCAAGGATACTGAATAAATTTGCCGGTTGCTAAGTCATGTTGGTACAGGCTATTTTGCGTGCCCACCCAAAACCGACCTTTTTGATCTTCCAGGAGGGGCCACCCTTGAGAACGCACCTTAGATATTTGTTGATCGAGCGGATTTACCACAACTTTGGAAAAGCCATAGGATTTATTATTCATCCGGTAAAGGCCATGACCTGCACTGCTTACCCAAACAGTACCGTCCTGGTCTTCCACTATAGAAAATATTTCGTTTTCTAGCTGGTGGAAAGAAGGGGGAGTAGGGATAATTTGGTAGGCCTGAAAAGGTCTTCTATGAAGGGAGGCCTTGTTTATGCCATTCTGGGTGCCCAACCACAATTTTCCTGGTCGGCCCCAATAAATGGGTCCAATAAAACTAT
Proteins encoded in this region:
- a CDS encoding two-component regulator propeller domain-containing protein → MKTFLHISIISSFFLFNSSRRVYAQSQPLQFEHLSARQGLPQSWVWSICQDREGFMWFGTYDGLYKYDGHSATSYALNPADPAHSLRSNLISAIHEDRKGRLWVTTWGAGLHQVDKPTGKSIAYPIDAKHSSRWDLLEAIYEDKKGILWLGTSLGIARFNPDSHSYALYASPNGESIGQIREDAMGRLWAGSYQFDPKTGKYTIFPLVTASGNQFISSIGFDIDTAGIAWLGTEGGLYYMDTRRPSYYTPFDSKGLLNKSIIKIYAVADYLWIGTTEGLQILNKKTNQITTYRSDPSQPGSLSNSFIGPIYWGRPGKLWLGTQNGINKASLHRRPFQAYQIIPTPPSFHQLENEIFSIVEDQDGTVWVSSAGHGLYRMNNKSYGFSKVVVNPLDQQISKVRSQGWPLLEDQKGRFWVGTQNSLYQHDLATGKFIQYPCKFSVRMLDKDASGKLWIGGVAGEMASFDPITKKFTYYQANEKDSTSLISGFIDDLMVSRTGEVWMATTTGVGRMNPVTGYSTRYQPNYRSPSGSINDAIAMALYEDQAGIIWIGTHGGGLNRLDPKTNTFTYYTTQQGLPSNRIMNLIGDEKGNIWIGTGNGLSRFNPKTNTFRNFNVSDGLPGNEFLERGSVFSRNGKLFFGNKDGLIVFYPDSIQEQMLPPPVYITNFKVLEKSQPVPAGSIKLPYDKNFLSFEFAAINYDAPEKNRYAYQLVGLENKWVFSSNIKQASYTDLDPGTYVFRVKATSDGKVWNEKGASLKIIIHPPPWKTWWAYSIYTFFVIASLLVARRVIINRERLKADLTIKQIESEKLREIDSLKSNFFANISHEFRTPLTLIGGVLEKLWRNGNSLTNSKEDYRLINRNLDRLLQLINQLLDLSKLEAGKLELNPQPGEIIGFLKVLASSFVSLFESKQITYSFYLPDRLLYASYDADKLEKIITNLLSNAFKFTLPQGIVNFRVDVEQQTFTSVQVKLVLEDNGIGISPEELNQIFERFHQADSSATKAYEGTGIGLALAKELLELHGGKITVASTPGKGTLFTVHLPLQVCSPDEAQKLEEKLLPTNPLPEFQEESTALPHSSSKFSNSYIKLLVIEDNKDLRTFIKNHFLKDYQILEAEDGLKGWAEALEIIPDLIISDVMMPKMDGVTLCEKLKTDERTSHIPVILLTAKADIESKLKGLESGADDYLAKPFKIDELKIRVRNLIEGRKKLRERFGKHISVDPKEITVNSVDEKFLQGALSIIETNMANSEFDITMFSKEIGMSRAQLHRKLTALTNQSANELIKNMRLKRAASLLRQHHGNASEIAYQVGFSSLNYFTKCFKELYGQTPSEYVRSNPVANAKQE